The Dermochelys coriacea isolate rDerCor1 chromosome 7, rDerCor1.pri.v4, whole genome shotgun sequence genome window below encodes:
- the NPAS4 gene encoding neuronal PAS domain-containing protein 4 yields MYRSTKGASKARRDQINAEIRNLKELLPIPEGDKVRLSYLHIMSLACIYTRKSIFFAKGALGGLESLLSSQDLEEFVQTLPGFLLAFTGEGKLIYLSENVAEHLGHSMVDLVAQGDSIYDIIDPTDHFVMRNQLALPSPTDTDRLFRCHFNTSKTVRRQSAGNKLVLVRGCFHQPPPGSYWSTNPVFMAFCTPLEPKPRLSHNSLFLTSFESRHTKDLAILDISESVIFHLGFEKSELLCRSWYSLMHPEDLSHASAQHCRLLGDAGEPQVEMVIRLQTKNGVSWVWIYSLACMESTEIPVTCQNYIISDSEAWCLRQQLASEEPQVAYVLSAAPTCSEGLLSPVQLSSPDQVFTPLSGTPTSAAPVPSFDFASLEYAEGASLSHEGASMAMELGNLSSMEEAPSSTLGQPGKDTEFSYVFFPTAYEPAFRRDNPGGSGKDLVCTPPYTPHQGCSFMFGTQESYPPNTATSPPTTTSTTITSSELLYPPENCSALYEKLPPTPDSPGNGDCTVMTLPEVRAPLYIDVPMVPEGVLTPEASPIKQTFFRYSEKEKTEIDLLARHISCLAEDFSSFHSTELSLQAKQGQVSRSSSLPAGMPSPCLDFQPLKSWRSIDFSFLSCPEESLLEEDTVENLLQDLSTSLFEKSGAGVRCPLHHHFCGGNVSSPLSLDAEESGSGTLAPSPSTDLSPEEQCFLEELASYETVFETCASRSPCDGLDELYQLQSHLQDSFHEDGSESDPSF; encoded by the exons ATGTACCGCTCCACCAAGGGCGCCTCCAAGGCGCGGCGGGACCAGATCAACGCCGAGATCCGCAATCTCAAGGAGCTGCTGCCCATCCCGGAAGGGGACAAAGTCCGGCTCTCCTACCTGCACATCATGTCGCTGGCCTGTATCTATACCCGCAAGTCCATCTTCTTCGCCAAAG GTGCCCTGGGCGGGCTGGAGAGCCTGCTGTCATCCCAGGACCTGGAAGAGTTCGTGCAGACGCTCCCAGGCTTCCTCCTGGCGTTCACCGGCGAAGGGAAGCTGATCTACCTCTCGGAGAACGTAGCAGAGCACCTGGGACATTCGATG GTGGACCTGGTAGCCCAAGGAGACAGTATTTATGACATCATTGACCCCACCGACCACTTTGTGATGAGGAATCAGCTGGCGCTGCCCTCCCCAACTGATACAG ACCGCTTGTTCCGGTGCCATTTCAACACCTCCAAGACTGTGCGGCGCCAGAGTGCAGGGAATAAACTGGTCCTAGTCCGGGGCTGCTTCCATCAGCCACCACCCGGCTCCTACTGGTCCACCAACCCTGTCTTCATGGCCTTCTGCACCCCGCTAGAGCCCAAACCACGGCTCAGCCACAATTCACTCTTCCTGACCTCCTTTGAGAGCCGGCACACCAAGGACCTGGCCATCCTGGacatctcagagag TGTGATCTTTCATCTGGGCTTTGAGAAGAGTGAGCTCCTATGCCGGTCGTGGTACAGCCTGATGCACCCAGAGGACCTGAGCCATGCCTCTGCCCAGCACTGCCGCCTGT TGGGCGATGCTGGTGAGCCACAGGTGGAAATGGTCATCCGACTCCAGACCAAGAATGGTGTCAGCTGGGTTTGGATCTACTCCCTGGCATGCATGGAGAGCACTGAGATCCCCGTCACCTGCCAGAACTACATCATCAG TGACTCAGAAGCCTGGTGCCTGCGTCAGCAGCTGGCCTCGGAGGAGCCGCAGGTGGCCTACGTGCTAAGCGCCGCGCCGACCTGCTCTGAGGGGCTGCTGTCCCCGGTGCAGCTCTCCAGCCCCGACCAGGTCTTCACGCCCCTGTCTGGCACACCCACCAGTGCTGCCCCGGTGCCCTCCTTCGATTTCGCCAGCCTGGAGTATGCAGAGGGCGCCAGCCTGAGTCACGAGGGAGCATCAATGGCCATGGAGTTGGGCAATCTCTCCTCCATGGAGGaggcccccagctccaccctgggACAGCCAGGCAAAGACACCGAGTTCAGCTATGTGTTCTTCCCCACTGCTTACGAGCCGGCCTTCCGGAGGGACAACCCAGGTGGCTCTGGCAAGGACTTAGTCTGCACGCCTCCCTACACGCCCCACCAGGGCTGCAGCTTCATGtttgggacccaggagtcctaccCTCCCAACAcagccacctcccctcccaccaccacttcCACCACCATCACTTCCTCCGAGCTCCTATACCCTCCGGAGAACTGCAGTGCTCTCTATGAGAAGTTGCCGCCCACTCCTGACAGCCCCGGTAATGGGGATTGCACCGTCATGACGCTGCCGGAGGTCAGAGCCCCCCTCTATATTGATGTGCCCATGGTGCCCGAGGGGGTGCTGACCCCGGAGGCCTCGCCCATCAAACAGACCTTCTTCAgatattctgaaaaagaaaagactgagattGACCTGCTGGCCAGGCACATCAGCTGCTTGGCTGAAGACTTCAGCTCCTTCCACTCCACGGAGCTCTCCCTCCAGGCAAAGCAAGGCCAGGTCAGCCGCAGCTCCTCCCTGCCGGCCGGcatgcccagcccctgcctggaCTTCCAGCCCCTCAAGAGCTGGAGGAGCATTgacttctccttcctctcctgcccagAGGAGAGCCTCCTGGAAGAGGACACTGTGGAGAACCTTCTCCAGGACTTGTCCACCTCTCTGTTCGAGAAGAGTGGTGCCGGTGTCCggtgccccctccaccaccacttcTGTGGTGGGAACGTCAGTAGTCCACTAAGCTTGGACGCCGAAGAGAGCGGCAGTGGAACCTTGGCTCCCTCGCCCTCCACGGACCTGTCTCCAGAAGAGCAGTGCTTTCTGGAAGAACTGGCCTCCTATGAAACAGTCTTTGAGACATGTGCCTCAAGGTCGCCCTGTGATGGGTTAGATGAGTTGTATCAACTCCAGAGCCACCTGCAAGACAGCTTCCATGAAG ATGGAAGCGAAAGTGACCCTTCGTTCTGA